CATTTGGGAGATCTTCACGTATTTCCATTTCAGGCTATTTAATTAAACACATCTTCCACCACTGCCTGTAAATGTGCACATACTACAATCAGGGTTTATCTAGATCAACCGGATAAAGAGTTTAGATGAAGCGTCTGTATCCTTTGACCCATTTTGTGGTCGAAGCTCACGCCTGATTCACGGCCTTCTGTGGACTCGACCGCCGCAGCGCAAATAGCCGCTCATTGTAAATcaaatctgctgctgcagcttttttttcGGGCGCCGGCTCAACTCTGTGACACTGCGGTCTatatttaagaagaaaaaaaaaaaaaaaaacctcaccctGACCTTGTGTCCCAGTATAAAGGACCTTCCAGACTCCTGGGATGGCTGCCGTGTCTTTGCAGTGCTCTGGTCACCCGCTGCCACCTGGGCCTTCCAATGGCGCGGTGTTGGCGAGTTGTTGGACATACCACAGTGCAGCTGCTTGATTTTCACATTAAAGCTGGCTGCTGGGGAGGATTACTAGCTGTTCAAGTAGCTCAAGTGGAGCTATAGCGCCGGGCTTATTCACTCAGTGCGGACTATAAAGACAAATCCATGCAGTCTGTGGGTTTGCATGTTTAAttatggaggggaaaaaaaacactcaacgTCCgctgaagcagaaaaaaagctgTCTGTCTcatttggaaaaacaaagatATCTTCAGACATTAAGCACCCGAATGTAGAACCAGAGCGTGAACAATAGGAATGGAAACGTGTTTGTCGAGTGTCAGCTCGGACCCTAAATAGCGATCCTTGTTTGTAACCTCCCCGCTTCTTCATCAGAAATAGACCGCTGAGGAACGAAGGGCAAATGACAAAGTTACAGCTTTCGATCACACAGACGGTTCCTGGCTGTGACTCCCAAATGGAAAAGGAAATACGTAGAAGTCCGGATGTAAAATCATCGATTTACAACCCTGAATATAATATTGTTAATTATCACCTAAACTGACAAGTTTTAAATGCAACATTGACTCATAGATCTCTGAAGTCTGCCTCTCCCTCCGTTAACAGGTGTAAGACCCTAACCATTGACGTCCCCATTTCAACCGAGTGTCACCAGGCCAAACAcaaagctctgctgctgcatgtgCATCCATTTCCCTTCGACGCTGCCGCTTCGCATGGAATTCCCACGCAGTAAAGGAAAAGACAGGGGGCCGGGACGAGTGACCCCAGGATCAAAGGCTCCACGTGTTTGGTTTTTTATGAAAATACTGATGTTTTATCAGACTCGACTTGACTAGGAAACTCAAAGAAGGTTTTCACGTCCATTTCTTTAATCAAAGTTACAAATTCCCTGTGATgcttaaatgttattttactttCAAGCCACACTGAGATATCTGCTCTCCTTGTATTTCCATGTAGCTTGGACTCCAGAACAAGCACTTGTGTTTTGTGGTTGTAGACACACTGCTTTTTGGGATGATAGTCACTATTTTGAGTCCATGTGATAAACCTAATGTCCATCTCACCGCTTGCGTTTGAATTATTAAACCGACACTGCGATAGATGTTGGCTGAGTAGCCTGTACATAATTGAGTCATTTCATAAGTAAGTCCCGTTCATTACAAAGCACCCTTCGTGAAGGCATTATAGTAACTAATAACCTCATTAATAGTTGACCAGGGCTGATGTTTGGGTTGGCGAAGTTGTGACTAAATGCAACATGAACTTTGGGGCTCTCCGGGTGGAGATGTCATTGGGTCTCATCGTCTACCTCTTTGGTCTAGACTGAAAATATCTCAACCATTGATCAATTTTGTCAATGGTCCACAAATGATGGATGGAAGGGATTGTCATGTAATTTGGTAACACACAACGATGATAACGTCCCTCATCAGCTCAGGATTGGGTTTGTCTTATTCATGGATTATCAGCTGTTATGACGGCCGACTTCATGGCTTATTAGAAACTGAGTAACAAACCATTAGTAAGTTTTAAACCAGCCAGATAGACGCATTGTGCAAACATTTCTGCCTTTTGTTAACTGTGGAGGATCACAAATGGTATCATTGTATAGTGAAACCACAAATAGAGACTAAATAAAGACTATTCACTTACCAAATACAATTCTATTCAACAGCAGGTAACACTTTTCTATCATCGGTTCACATGCCAGCAACAAAAGTGTACAAGGAAATGGCTTCAAGTTTTAATTTGAATTCCTTGGCAACAATAAACAAGAGTTGCATCGTGACAAATTGTATCGCAGTCTATCAGATGTGGAATCGCTTCGTCTGTACGTTTGACCGTATTGTTTGTATTCGCTTCAGcaataaataaagttaaaaaaaggtgTTGATGTTTGGGGAGTTATGGGGTGTTGAAACACGAGTTTCCGTCCAAAGCGTGAATGGATAGATGACATTTTACCAGGACGGGAATGTAcctgcagaatgtgtgtgtgtgtgtgtgaatatgtgtgtgtaagtttgcgtgtgtgcatgtgtgtgtgtaacagagcCCCAATGTGCAGCTGTCTAACAATAGACGGCCCAGCCATAGGTTGCTGCAGTCACATGAGTGTGAAGGACGCGACTATGTATCCTTGATGCTCAACCTGCTGGTCGACCTCAAGGAGCTGAAGTGTGTCGCTCGTTTCTGAGCTCCGTCTGCCTGAGTTACAGGTAACGACCCTCTTGTGTCAAAGCCGTGTTCAGCCGTGAATCTTGAACCTAATTGCTGTCTAGCAACTATTGAGTGGAGATTTGAATCGGATTTGAATTGTTCTGTTTTTAGTTGTGTTCCCTGCCTGCTAAAGTCACTAAATGTGAATAAACTGCTTGAACTAACGCGCTTATCACTGCGGTTGTgcttaaatattttaatatatatctataaaaatatgtataaagtAGATAAGTATTTTTATTCTGTGATACTTTATAGTATTCGTCTCCATTTAGgggaaaatgtcctttttattttactaaACACCGACTGCTCTCAATATATCACAACATAGATGCAACATTTGTAGAGTAGTGACCTCAGCTGgaaaaagtacatttacttGCATAAATGGTTATAAAACAGCAATTAGATCTACAGCAGCATCGGAGTTACAACCTTTAGATTCTACTTATTAGCTTTCAAgtcttttttgttcttctgtcaATTTTGACTTAAAAgtaaagtgtttgttttgaacGCGCGACCTTAACTTGTAACAGAGTATCTCATTGTGGCATCGGTACCATTGCTCCATTAAAAGATCAGAATACTTTTTGCCACGACTGCCAAAGTGCCCGCAGATATTTGGGTCAGTGTGCGCCGTGTGAATGCTTGTCGTCTCATGCTGTGCCGCGTTGTTTAATGATCGGAAATATTCGTCAGTCTAAAAATAGGAAACATTTTGCAGAGCTCATCCATAACAGAATGTCTGATACAGAAGAGGTCGTGGAGGAGGAAGTTCTGTATGTAcccatttttatattttcttgtcGTGATTAAAAGATATTTCATATTATTTGATGAGTTTATGATTTTGTTattctcattcttttttttttcaagggagGAAGAAGGTGAGAATGAAGCACTTGGTCATGTTTGTATgtactttacttttactttcactAATCATTTATGATTCCTGATCATCAGCACAAGAGGAGGTCACAGGTGAGAcaaatgtttttcctcttttcttctcatgCAGCAGGTTGTGACCAATTCTCACTTGCTTGTCAATGTCTTTCTTTCCCCAGATGAGTCGAAGCCCAAACCGAAGTAAGTGCCCGAGCTCCTCTGTAGTTTAGCAGTTAAACTCAGTAAACCCAAAGCAGATCCTACAGTAACAAACTGTCCACTTCCACAGGTTCATGACAAACATTACTGCCCCAAAGATCCCCGATGGTGACAAAGTGGATTTTGATGTGGGTCAACTTTattaaccccccccacctcccccacccaaTATGACATTTCAGTGACGTAACCTGGCTGTCCTGACTCCTTTCTCTGCTCTCAGGACATCCACAGGAAGCGTCAGGAGAAGGATCTGTCTGAGCTGCAGTCTCTGATCGAGGCTCACTTCAtccagaggaagaaagaggaggaggatctcATCTCCCTCGTCAACAGAATCGTGAGTGCGTCGGCTCCAGGAGCGATGATTGTGTTTGTCCCAGATGACCGCAGAGCGCGTCTCGTCCCGCAGGAGAAGCGCCGCGCCGAGAGGGCCGAGCAGCAGAGGGTCCggacggagagggagaaggagaggcagGCCAGGCTCGCGGTacgagatcacacacacacacacacagactcctgcatcaTCTCAGACTATGTCATCAGCTCCTCCACTAAGCAGTGGACCTGTGCGGCACACAGGACGAGAAGGAGcgcaaggagcaggaggagcaccgCAAGAAGCAGGGCGATGacgccaagaagaagaaggcccTGTCAAACATGACCCAGCAGTACGGCGCTGGACATAAGGTCACTCAACGCACAACCGCCTTCAGCGTGTGAATCAGAAGCACCGAGAACAGGGACGCACTCAAAAGTGCTACACAGAGAGtaataaaaagtacatttttaatccTTTAGGGCCACCAAACAAGTCGCTTCATTTTGATTAAGCGGCGACATGTGAGGAAAAACTCACTTGCAAAAAAACCTAGTGGAAGTAGAATTGGAAATGTGGAGTAACAAACCCACTGTGAAATAAAGTTTTTTGGGGGAGGACGGGTTGCTAAAACTGAGCATTTCAGACTCTAGTATATGAGAGCAGGTGAACAATAGTGTGATATTTGTGCATAAAAGCATGTTTACACGTGGAAACCAGAGACAAAGTTATGAACATAAAAACAAGAACATGTCTCCTTAAACCGGGAGGCGATTACTAACTTCAATGCAACGCCTCCCTTCCAGGACAGCGTCACTGAGCTGCTTTCTTTGAAGGATCGGACTGCTGAGTAGTAGTAGCAGTTGCCCTCGTGTATACGTTTTATGATCTATGTGCGCGTGTCTGCGCTCTGACCACCAGAGTGATAACAGAAAAGGAGCAAAGAAACAaacggagagggagaagaagaagaagatcctgTCCGACCGCAGGAAGCCTCTGACCGTCGACCATCTGAACGAGGATAAGCTCAAGTAGGTGGTCTCACGTGATAAACCCGGGAGGTCGACGGGATTTTATGGCTGTAAGACGTGAGCCGGGCTCGTTTGTGTTTAGGGAGAAGGCCAACGAGCTGTGGCAGTGGCTGATGGGGCTGGAGGCCGAGAAGTTCGATCTGGCTGAAAAACTCAAAAGGCAGAAGTACGATGTGAGTCATCCTGCACAGACAATGGAAAGAAACCCACAATCCTAA
The DNA window shown above is from Gasterosteus aculeatus chromosome X, fGasAcu3.hap1.1, whole genome shotgun sequence and carries:
- the tnnt2d gene encoding troponin T2d, cardiac isoform X1, giving the protein MTNITAPKIPDGDKVDFDDIHRKRQEKDLSELQSLIEAHFIQRKKEEEDLISLVNRIEKRRAERAEQQRVRTEREKERQARLADEKERKEQEEHRKKQGDDAKKKKALSNMTQQYGAGHKSDNRKGAKKQTEREKKKKILSDRRKPLTVDHLNEDKLKEKANELWQWLMGLEAEKFDLAEKLKRQKYDINQLLARVQDHQSAKGRGKGKMGGRLR
- the tnnt2d gene encoding troponin T2d, cardiac isoform X2, whose protein sequence is MSDTEEVVEEEVLEEEGENEALDESKPKPKFMTNITAPKIPDGDKVDFDDIHRKRQEKDLSELQSLIEAHFIQRKKEEEDLISLVNRIEKRRAERAEQQRVRTEREKERQARLADEKERKEQEEHRKKQGDDAKKKKALSNMTQQYGAGHKSDNRKGAKKQTEREKKKKILSDRRKPLTVDHLNEDKLKEKANELWQWLMGLEAEKFDLAEKLKRQKYDINQLLARVQDHQSAKGRGKGKMGGRLR